ATATCAGCTTGGTCAGCTGGTGGTTGAGCCGGTTCAACCTTAATCGGTATTTGATCAGCTTTTGTGAGTTTCCAACGCATCTTTTCCCCTTAAGCCCCAGCCAAACGCCTGTTGCCTTATTTCATAGATTAGACCAATTAATAGCGTCAAGATAAAAAAACTGGTACTAAAAAATCCGAGCCAGCCCGCTTCGAGCACGACAATAGCCCACAGATAGATAAAAACAGCTTCGATATCGAAGATCACAAAGGAGATGGCAATAATGAAATAATCAACGTGCCAACGCAGGTGGGTGTCGCCACTTGGGATAATGCCAGACTCAAAAGGTAACAGGTTGCCAGAGTGCTTGCTTTTAGGGTTGAGCAGTGCCGAAATGACTAACATGGTGCTAGTCAGTAAAATAACGGCTAATAAGTATACTAAAAAACTAATCGATAGCATAAATCACCTGCTTATTTTGTTGCGTACGACATTAAGCTTAGTCTATTAATGGTTCTCAGTTTAGTATATAAAATGAACAATTATGTTTTGGTATGAATA
The Gammaproteobacteria bacterium genome window above contains:
- a CDS encoding NADH-quinone oxidoreductase subunit A; its protein translation is MLSISFLVYLLAVILLTSTMLVISALLNPKSKHSGNLLPFESGIIPSGDTHLRWHVDYFIIAISFVIFDIEAVFIYLWAIVVLEAGWLGFFSTSFFILTLLIGLIYEIRQQAFGWGLRGKDALETHKS